The Primulina huaijiensis isolate GDHJ02 chromosome 9, ASM1229523v2, whole genome shotgun sequence genomic interval CATATTTAaatgaataggtctcttgtgagacggtcttacgaatctttatctgtgagacgggtcaaccctaccgatattcacaataaaagtaatactcttgcataaaaagtaatattttttcatggatgacttaaataagagatctatctcacaaaatatgacctgtgagaccgtctcacacaagtttttgtctatttaAATTGAAGCTTATAATCTGCGAGatatcagaaaataaaaacaagagCAGCTACGTACATGTCATTGAAAATTcacatgcataaataatttatgttatattcaagtgtgaattaatattttaattatttttagaatttgaaaaaaaaaagaaatatgataattattagtggatgatgaaaaatttattgaaatatgttcttataataaatttttattgaatgaaaaaaattatttttattcatctaTTAAAAGATAATTTGCATTCACTTCTtctaaattttgtatatttgacACTCGTCTTTCTTaatgtattataatttttatatttgataagaaaaataaatgtcaaatacataacatatataaaagATGAATGCGATTAACCTTCTATTAAAAATGCACTTTCAAAGTAAtttcaaactcgattttatcaatcgaaagtaatatttttgtcGGGTAAAGTAATTGAAACATGAAGTTTGAGATAATGCacgattcaaaatatttgaattacaaCATTACAACCCGttataagttttggtaaaaCAGCAAATGCTCAatcctacaattgatatcagattcAAAGTCACAAGTTCGATTTTCATTTATTGCGAAGAGTGTAATTATTAGaagaagatttttttttgtgcaATGATTGTCTCAGTTGTCTAAGATTATAAGAGCAATCAAAATGTAACGTTTAAaagataatttaaaaatttttagtTGCATCGTTACCATCAACTATAACtttgtataaatatataaatctatagttattaataattattcagATTTCCTTTTCATTTGATATTTGTTATTCTAAACATGAATGAATGTAATAAAAATTAGATTATTCATTtcgaaattaaaatacaaatgtCCGTCATAACTTTGAGCACAATCAATCTCTTACAAATTATTAACCAAATctgattataattttttttttggaaaatctGATTATCAATTAAATTTCACTGAAGTAGTCTTTTGCTTACAAGTGTCAACAAAGCAAGCATTTTGATCGGGCATCGCCACTATATAAAcccacctgcaatcacacaaaTTTCACAAGCATTGCAAACCTGACCCACGGAAGAAAATGGAACCCAAATCTCTGTCGTTGTTTCTTGTTATCTGCTCGATTCTTCTCGCTTCTGCTTCAACGGAAGCCTCCGCCACGTTAGGCAGCAAAACATTGGCAGACGGTCGGTAACTTGTCGGACCCAGAGGTGGTTGAAATTGCGGAGTTCGCAATAAAAGAACACAACAAACAGGCCAATCTCAGATTAGAGCTTGTCTTGGTGGTAAAAGGAGAAACTCAGATACTTAATTGAAAGAATTACAAGCTCGTCTTAATTGAAAGAATTACAAGCTCGTCATCCTCATCAAGAATGGTCTCACGGTGACAGCTGACGAAAGCAATTACCAAGTGGTCGTTTGGGACAAACCTTGGAGGAAAGAGAGGCATGTCATTTCGTTTAAGAAGATTGCTTAATTATGTACATGTCGAAGAGTAAATGTGAAATAAATGTTTacagaaatgaatttttttttaaaagatgttatgaattatgaaattttgatattgATCATTAATCAACATGGTACTATATAGCCATCAATTCTGGCATGAGCACAAATTCTGataatctgaaatgatttaAATTGGGACTATAAGATCTGtgatcatgttttaaaaatatgaaaatttttgaCAGATATAATTTTGGATTATCGCACCCCTTATGGTAACAAGAACTTATGTACTCAAACCAAATGAttccaaaaatatcatactgACATTCCATCAGGACTTGGTGAAGAGTGGGAATACAATAAAGTAAAAAGGGTGTGAGGATTACCCaaagaacaaaacaagaatcAGTAAAGAGTCCAAAACTTTATAGCAGAGGAGCTAAACTTGCAAAACCCTCTTCCTTGTACATACATATATCCATATCCATGGCTCATCTTTTATAGTAGAAAACCCATTATTTTCTCCATCTTCTTGGTCAGAATTTGGTTCTTCATAGACAGCTGAGAATTCACTTTGTAAAATCTCATCCCTCAACATAACCTTATGTTATTTGAGACAGAAAGTGCGAGTTGGAGTAAGTGTATTTAATCAAAGGAATACCAATTGGGATCTAATCATTCATACACTAAGACCATCAAATCCACACTGCTTCGATATCAAGGTCTGCTTTCTTGGACTGATGGCTAAGCTGCAATCCACAGATACCTGCCCAGTTACAACATCTTTCACTAACTCAATTCATTTCTAGTCCAACATAATGGGGATAACCTGAAAACATGTattagtataaattttataCCTATCAAGGCCTTTTCGTGTTTTCGAGTTGGGGGAGTGATTTGTTACAATAGTTTATGCCAATGGGGAGTGGAGTGTATGTGATTACGATGGAACTGGACCACAGTATTACTCTCTCGTATTCTTTCTTCGTGGAACTCACTCCAAACAAAAACATTCCACTATTTTCATATTTCCCCGTATCTTTTGCTTTTATCACAAAATTTAAAGCCcaacaaaataaatcaaataatatgaatgtaaaataatttagaATTGTTTATTAATTTGGAAAAGTGCCAAATCCAAGCGTATTCATactaatcaataaaattaataaaatggcAAAAAAACTCCACTGCTGTAGCTCGACCCTGTCGTTCAACGAAGCATCCCTCACCAAATCTGTAGCATCTGCTTGCAGTAAATTGACCCGGTCGACGGAAATGGTGGTCTCCACCCGTCTTACGCTGTGGGATGGTTGGAAGAACGCAGGGATCGTCCCCCGTCCAAGGGGTATGCCGCGGTACATGACGGTGAACCTGGACTCGCCGTACTTGATCCCAACCTTGTTGTCGTTTGCGGCCGAGAAGAGCATGCGGATGTTGAGGGAAACCACGGCGGAGGAGGAGGTGGTAGGGTTGATCCCCACGTACTGAACGGCTACTTGCTGGAGGTCGAATTCGGGCTTCTTGGGCTTGACGGCGAGGACGATGACGAGGATGATGGCGAGAATGAGGAGGGCGAGGAAGGAGAAGAGGAGGAATaggcagcagcagcagccgcGGAAGGAGGCGGATGTAGAAGAGGAACTCGTGGTGGGTGGGTAGTAGTTGCGGTGGTGACCGTTGGTGGTGGGAACCGGCGCGGCGGGTCTGGAAGTCATATTCAGAGGAGATCCCAGCTGGGTTTCCGTTAGGAAGGTGAAAAAAGGTTGGCCCCGCCACCCGGTGCACACGGCGGCGGAACCGTCGTGCTTTGGCTAGCTTTACAGAGAGTGCGCTGAGAGAGCTCTGGATTGCTTGAAAATCACAAAAGTGGAAAGGAAAAAGTTTGCGTGAAGTGATTATTGTATTTATGTCTAATTATTGAACTCTTTTCACTTTTCACTTTTATTATANNNNNNNNNNNNNNNNNNNNNNNNNNNNNNNNNNNNNNNNNNNNNNNNNNNNNNNNNNNNNNNNNNNNNNNNNNNNNNNNNNNNNNNNNNNNNNNNNNNNNNNNNNNNNNNNNNNNNNNNNNNNNNNNNNNNNNNNNNNNNNNNNNNNNNNNNNNNNNNNNNNNNNNNNNNNNNNNNNNNNNNNNNNNNNNNNNNNNNNNNNNNNNNNNNNNNNNNNNNNNNNNNNNNNNNNNNNNNNNNNNNNNNNNNNNNNNNNNNNNNNNNNNNNNNNNNNNNNNNNNNNNNNNNNNNNNNNNNNNNNNNNNNNNNNNNNNNNNNNNNNNNNNNNNNNNNNNNNNNNNNNNNNNNNNNNNNNNNNNNNNNNNNNNNNNNNNNNNNNNNNNNNNNNNNNNNNNNNNNNNNNNNNNNNNNNNNNNNNNNNNNNNNNNNNNNNNNNNNNNNNNNNNNNNNNNNNNNNNNNNNNNNNNNNNNNNNNNNNNNNNNNNNNNNNNNNNNNNNNNNNNNNNNNNNNNNNNNNNNNNNNNNNNNNNNNNNNNNNNNNNNNNNNNNNNNNNNNNNNNNNNNNNNNNNNNNNNNNNNNNNNNNNNNNNNNNNNNNNNNNNNNNNNNNNNNNNNNNNNNNNNNNNNNNNNNNNNNNNNNNNNNNNNNNNNNNNNNNNNNNNNNNNNNNNNNNNNNNNNNNNNNNNNNNNNNNNNNNNNNNNNNNNNNNNNNNNNNNNNNNNNNNNNNNNNNNNNNNNNNNNNNNNNNNNNNNNNNNNNNNNNNNNNNNNNNNNNNNNNNNNNNNNNNNNNNNNNNNNNNNNNNNNNNNNNNNNNNNNNNNNNNNNNNNNNNNNNNNNNNNNNNNNNNNNNNNNNNNNNNNNNNNNNNNNNNNNNNNNNNNNNNNNNNNNNNNNNNNNNNNNNNNNNNNNNNNNNNNNNNNNNNNNNNNNNNNNNNNNNNNNNNNNNNNNNNNNNNNNNNNNNNNNNNNNNNNNNNNNNNNNNNNNNNNNNNNNNNNNNNNNNNNNNNNNNNNNNNNNNNNNNNNNNNNNNNNNNNNNNNNNNNNNNNNNNNNNNNNNNNNNNNNNNNNNNNNNNNNNNNNNNNNNNNNNNNNNNNNNNNNNNNNNNNNNNNNNNNNNNNNNNNNNNNNNNNNNNNNNNNNNNNNNNNNNNNNNNNNNNNNNNNNNNNNNNNNNNNNNNNNNNNNNNNNNNNNNNNNNNNNNNNNNNNNNNNNNNNNNNNNNNNNNNNNNNNNNNNNNNNNNNNNNNNNNNNNNNNNNNNNNNNNNNNNNNNNNNNNNNNNNNNNNNNNNNNNNNNNNNNNNNNNNNNNNNNNNNNNNNNNNNNNNNNNNNNNNNNNNNNNNNNNNNNNNNNNNNNNNNNNNNNNNNNNNNNNNNNNNNNNNNNNNNNNNNNNNNNNNNNNNNNNNNNNNNNNNNNNNNNNNNNNNNNNNNNNNNNNNNNNNNNNNNNNNNNNNNNNNNNNNNNNNNNNNNNNNNNNNNNNNNNNNNNNNNNNNNNNNNNNNNNNNNNNNNNNNNNNNNNNNNNNNNNNNNNNNNNNNNNNNNNNNNNNNNNNNNNNNNNNNNNNNNNNNNNNNNNNNNNNNNNNNNNNNNNNNNNNNNNNNNNNNNNNNNNNNNNNNNNNNNNNNNNNNNNNNNNNNNNNNNNNNNNNNNNNNNNNNNNNNNNNNNNNNNNNNNNNNNNNNNNNNNNNNNNNNNNNNNNNNNNNNNNNNNNNNNNNNNNNNNNNNNNNNNNNNNNNNNNNNNNNNNNNNNNNNNNNNNNNNNNNNNNNNNNNNNNNNNNNNNNNNNNNNNNNNNNNNNNNNNNNNNNNNNNNNNNNNNNNNNNNNNNNNNNNNNNNNNNNNNNNNNNNNNNNNNNNNNNNNNNNNNNNNNNNNNNNNNNNNNNNNNNNNNNNNNNNNNNNNNNNNNNNNNNNNNNNNNNNNNNNNNNNNNNNNNNNNNNNNNNNNNNNNNNNNNNNNNNNNNNNNNNNNNNNNNNNNNNNNNNNNNNNNNNNNNNNNNNNNNNNNNNNNNNNNNNNNNNNNNNNNNNNNNNNNNNNNNNNNNNNNNNNNNNNNNNNNNNNNNNNNN includes:
- the LOC140984119 gene encoding uncharacterized protein, with translation MTSRPAAPVPTTNGHHRNYYPPTTSSSSTSASFRGCCCCLFLLFSFLALLILAIILVIVLAVKPKKPEFDLQQVAVQYVGINPTTSSSAVVSLNIRMLFSAANDNKVGIKYGESRFTVMYRGIPLGRGTIPAFFQPSHSVRRVETTISVDRVNLLQADATDLVRDASLNDRVELQQWSFFAILLILLISMNTLGFGTFPN